Proteins encoded together in one Chryseobacterium sp. G0201 window:
- a CDS encoding acyltransferase family protein, whose amino-acid sequence MMKHLKGLDTLRALAATIVVIDHVEIIKKDNGIHNFIDNPTLIYPDGHLSVILFFVISGFLITYLLLMEQEKSGGINLKNFYMRRILRIWPLYYLILFLSYIIFNPDYSLIRILLPLFIFPNVAYALQETWDISPQIWSIGVEEQFYIVWPLLFIFISRKKKALNYIIALIAFFTLLPFGLKFINQIFFKSEEIYSLISRFFYGTKFNCLGIGTLIGFLFFRNKEYINRILVKYNFLTLIFTLLPFILWFFKFKTEHLNDELYAVLFAFSIYNIVQHPKINIDSAITRFLGKISYGIYLYHWIFVILFVKYIPKIDNSFLYNTVLYFMILSTTIFISWLSFVTYEKFFLNLKKKYEIVNK is encoded by the coding sequence ATGATGAAACATTTAAAGGGATTAGACACATTAAGAGCATTAGCGGCGACAATTGTTGTTATAGATCATGTTGAAATCATAAAAAAAGACAACGGAATCCATAATTTCATTGACAACCCTACTCTTATCTACCCTGACGGCCATCTTTCTGTAATCCTGTTTTTTGTGATCAGCGGATTTCTTATTACCTATTTATTATTAATGGAACAGGAAAAAAGTGGTGGTATTAACCTTAAAAACTTCTATATGAGAAGAATTTTAAGGATCTGGCCATTATATTATCTCATTTTATTTCTTTCTTACATCATTTTCAATCCGGATTATTCTCTGATCAGAATTTTATTACCATTATTCATATTTCCCAATGTAGCGTATGCACTTCAGGAAACATGGGACATCAGTCCGCAGATATGGTCGATAGGCGTTGAAGAACAGTTTTACATTGTCTGGCCGTTACTTTTTATCTTTATTTCAAGAAAGAAAAAGGCGTTAAATTATATCATTGCATTAATTGCATTTTTTACACTTTTACCTTTCGGTTTGAAGTTTATTAATCAAATCTTTTTTAAAAGTGAAGAGATTTATAGTTTGATCAGCCGTTTTTTCTACGGTACAAAATTTAACTGCTTAGGAATAGGAACTTTGATTGGTTTTCTGTTTTTCAGGAATAAAGAATATATCAATAGGATTTTGGTTAAATACAACTTTTTAACTTTAATATTTACGCTATTACCCTTTATATTATGGTTTTTCAAATTTAAAACCGAACATTTAAATGATGAACTTTACGCTGTGTTATTTGCTTTTTCAATTTACAATATCGTTCAGCATCCTAAAATAAATATTGATAGCGCGATTACAAGATTTTTAGGAAAAATTTCTTACGGCATTTATCTTTATCACTGGATCTTTGTTATTTTATTCGTAAAATATATCCCAAAAATAGATAATAGTTTTTTGTATAATACAGTATTATACTTTATGATCTTATCTACTACCATCTTCATCTCATGGTTATCTTTTGTCACCTACGAAAAATTTTTCTTAAACCTTAAAAAGAAATATGAAATTGTAAATAAATAA
- a CDS encoding metal-dependent hydrolase, with protein sequence MKIQYLGQNCFLFTYKDKTILCDPFYNYKKAESGFDISAQKIDYILLTHAHGDHIADVEEVLQFHPDATVIGVPEVCGYFKTAKNKDDVNLGGSAKIDDLKISMVPAHHTSSFPDGSYGGVPVGYIFRLPEGRNLYLAGDTGVMADMELFPRLYGNIDLSILPIGSHYTMCPRKAAFAAAELLKTPKVIGCHFDTFPAIEINHESALKHFADKNVELVLPKLGEEFEF encoded by the coding sequence ATGAAAATACAATACTTAGGACAAAACTGTTTTTTGTTCACTTATAAAGACAAAACTATTTTATGTGACCCTTTTTATAACTATAAAAAAGCGGAATCAGGGTTTGATATTTCAGCTCAAAAAATTGACTATATCTTATTAACTCACGCACATGGTGATCATATTGCAGACGTAGAAGAAGTTTTACAATTTCATCCTGATGCAACAGTGATCGGAGTTCCGGAAGTTTGTGGATATTTTAAAACAGCTAAAAACAAAGACGATGTGAACTTAGGAGGATCGGCAAAAATCGACGATCTTAAAATTTCCATGGTACCAGCTCACCATACAAGTTCTTTCCCTGATGGAAGCTATGGAGGTGTTCCTGTAGGATATATTTTCAGATTACCTGAAGGTAGAAACCTTTATTTGGCAGGAGATACAGGAGTAATGGCTGATATGGAATTATTCCCAAGATTATACGGAAATATTGACTTGTCTATTTTACCAATCGGAAGTCACTACACAATGTGTCCAAGAAAAGCAGCTTTTGCAGCAGCAGAATTATTGAAAACTCCAAAAGTAATAGGATGTCATTTTGATACATTTCCTGCAATTGAAATTAATCATGAAAGTGCATTAAAGCATTTTGCAGATAAAAATGTAGAACTTGTTTTACCTAAATTAGGAGAGGAGTTCGAATTTTAA
- a CDS encoding tetratricopeptide repeat protein: MKKLILGMAIVASALVFGQKEDVNAKLQVANKAAMDAYSAKNYTAAAPKFLEVYNLLKTNGQDDKTYMYYAGLSYALANNSDEAIKIYTELINSGYTGVQTTYTAKENKSGQVATYDKSTWDLLKKSSSKDYSDFKTEQTKSVEPDLYETLSTLLLNAKKNDEAVAIIEKGLAKYPNNAKLKEFQGTAYYQSGNNDKFLANLKEQLAKNPNDATNWYNLGVLQSKDPATTADAEASFKKAIELKPDFSNAYQNLVLITIGDDSKAVEEINALRKSKPDDATKLIEARKARFEKAIPSAEKWYQATPNDLNAVSTLKDIYNITKNQAKAAEMKAKEAELNAKAK, from the coding sequence ATGAAGAAACTAATTTTAGGTATGGCTATCGTAGCATCAGCTTTAGTTTTCGGACAAAAAGAAGATGTAAACGCTAAGCTACAGGTTGCTAATAAAGCAGCTATGGATGCATACAGTGCGAAAAACTATACCGCTGCGGCTCCTAAGTTTTTAGAAGTTTATAATTTATTGAAAACAAATGGTCAGGACGATAAAACGTATATGTACTATGCTGGATTAAGTTATGCTTTGGCAAACAACAGTGATGAGGCGATTAAGATCTATACAGAATTGATCAATTCAGGTTACACTGGAGTTCAGACAACATATACAGCAAAAGAGAATAAATCAGGGCAGGTTGCCACTTACGATAAAAGTACTTGGGATTTATTGAAAAAATCGTCTTCAAAAGATTATTCTGATTTCAAAACTGAGCAGACTAAAAGTGTAGAACCAGATTTATATGAAACTTTGTCAACACTACTTTTAAATGCTAAGAAGAACGACGAAGCGGTAGCTATCATTGAAAAAGGATTAGCTAAATATCCTAATAATGCTAAGTTGAAAGAATTCCAGGGAACTGCATACTATCAATCAGGAAATAATGATAAGTTCTTGGCAAATTTGAAGGAACAATTAGCAAAGAATCCTAACGATGCTACAAACTGGTATAATTTAGGAGTTTTACAATCTAAAGATCCTGCTACAACTGCTGATGCAGAAGCTTCATTCAAAAAAGCAATCGAGCTTAAGCCTGATTTTTCAAATGCATATCAAAACTTAGTTTTAATAACAATTGGGGATGATTCTAAGGCTGTAGAAGAGATAAATGCTCTTAGAAAATCAAAACCGGACGATGCTACTAAATTAATTGAAGCGAGAAAAGCTAGATTTGAAAAAGCTATACCATCTGCAGAAAAATGGTATCAGGCAACACCAAATGATTTAAATGCTGTTTCTACATTGAAAGACATTTATAACATCACTAAAAACCAAGCTAAAGCTGCTGAAATGAAAGCTAAAGAAGCTGAACTTAACGCTAAAGCTAAATAA
- the menA gene encoding 1,4-dihydroxy-2-naphthoate octaprenyltransferase, translated as MKDWIKAARLRTLPLSLSGIIMGAFIAKWRLYGEGGIWDWKIFALALVVTLLYQVLSNYANDYGDGVKGTDAKRATEAESRAVASGRITAKQMKNAVILFSVLSFVATIALLYIAFIPNYMNEFYIFIGLGVASILAAIGYTVGKKPYGYMGLGDLFVFIFFGLVSVCGSYFLFTKTFSWDMLLPGTAVGMMSMAVLNLNNMRDIESDRLSGKNSFALRIGFKNAMIYEMILLQLPLILIMIFLGLNGFIQNQNYYVFIVMILLIPFAKLRRKIMAVKEPKELDPFLKQVGILTFTMAILTAIGLNFFK; from the coding sequence ATGAAAGATTGGATAAAAGCCGCAAGGCTAAGAACTTTACCGCTTTCTTTAAGCGGAATTATCATGGGAGCTTTCATTGCAAAATGGAGGCTTTATGGCGAAGGCGGAATTTGGGACTGGAAAATTTTTGCGTTGGCACTTGTCGTGACTTTGCTTTATCAGGTACTTTCAAATTACGCCAATGATTATGGTGATGGAGTAAAAGGAACGGATGCAAAAAGAGCAACAGAAGCAGAATCACGAGCAGTAGCTTCAGGAAGAATTACAGCAAAACAGATGAAAAATGCGGTAATCCTTTTCTCGGTTTTATCTTTTGTAGCAACTATTGCACTTCTATACATTGCTTTCATTCCAAATTATATGAATGAATTTTACATTTTCATAGGATTAGGTGTGGCAAGTATTTTGGCAGCAATTGGTTATACGGTTGGAAAAAAACCTTACGGATATATGGGATTAGGAGATCTTTTCGTATTTATCTTTTTTGGTTTGGTTTCAGTTTGCGGAAGTTATTTTCTGTTTACTAAAACTTTCAGCTGGGATATGTTATTACCTGGAACAGCAGTCGGAATGATGAGTATGGCTGTACTTAATCTTAACAATATGAGAGACATAGAAAGCGACAGATTATCAGGGAAAAATAGCTTTGCATTGAGAATAGGTTTCAAAAATGCAATGATTTATGAAATGATTTTACTACAGCTTCCTTTGATCTTAATTATGATATTTTTAGGGTTAAATGGCTTCATTCAGAATCAAAATTATTACGTTTTTATAGTGATGATCCTGTTGATTCCATTTGCAAAACTGAGAAGAAAAATCATGGCGGTAAAAGAACCTAAAGAATTAGATCCATTCTTGAAACAAGTTGGAATTCTTACGTTTACAATGGCGATTCTTACAGCAATTGGACTTAATTTTTTTAAATAA
- a CDS encoding GNAT family N-acetyltransferase translates to MNYEIREMLPNDEPRVLEILKQGIDGGISTFETEVPNREVWNTEYFNDCRWVLENENNEVVGWCALKHVSKRECFKGVAEVSIYFDNKYQGLGLGSVLLKKMILDSENHGFWTLQTSVFPENEVAIRFHQKNGFKNVGVRKKIAKLNSEWKDIIVYERRSEIIF, encoded by the coding sequence ATGAATTACGAAATAAGAGAAATGCTTCCCAATGACGAACCCAGAGTTCTTGAGATATTAAAACAGGGAATAGATGGAGGAATATCTACTTTTGAAACAGAAGTTCCCAATAGAGAAGTCTGGAATACAGAATATTTTAACGATTGCAGGTGGGTATTGGAGAACGAAAATAATGAAGTAGTTGGCTGGTGCGCTCTAAAACATGTAAGTAAAAGAGAGTGTTTTAAGGGGGTTGCAGAAGTAAGCATTTATTTCGACAATAAATATCAGGGACTGGGTTTAGGTTCAGTTTTGCTCAAAAAGATGATTTTGGACAGCGAAAACCACGGATTCTGGACTTTACAGACGAGTGTCTTCCCTGAGAATGAAGTAGCAATCAGGTTTCATCAAAAAAATGGCTTTAAAAATGTTGGCGTTCGTAAAAAAATCGCAAAATTAAATAGTGAATGGAAAGATATTATCGTCTATGAAAGAAGAAGTGAAATAATTTTTTAG
- a CDS encoding bacteriocin-like protein codes for MKNLKKLNKEELKSVYGGQPKKYCVYCERLNQTVCSEVPIAQCP; via the coding sequence ATGAAAAATTTAAAGAAACTCAACAAAGAAGAACTAAAATCAGTGTACGGCGGACAACCTAAAAAGTACTGTGTCTATTGTGAAAGACTAAACCAGACAGTATGTAGCGAGGTTCCAATCGCTCAATGCCCTTAA
- the gyrA gene encoding DNA gyrase subunit A: MQKEGERLIPINIVDEMKSSYIDYSMSVIVSRALPDVRDGLKPVHRRVLYGMYGLGVFSNRKYLKSARIVGDVLGKYHPHGDSSVYDAMVRMAQPWSLRYPQVDGQGNFGSMDGDPPAAMRYTEARLKKISDDILSDLDKETVDFQNNFDDSLTEPTVMPTKIPNLLVNGTSGIAVGMATNMAPHNLSEAVNAIGAYIDNRDITIDELMQHIIAPDFPTGGIIYGYDGVRDAFHTGRGRVVLRAKVSFEEVHNRNAIIVTEIPFQVNKAEMIARTAELVKDDKIVGIYEIRDESDRNGLRIVYELKNDAIPNVVLNLLYKYTSLQTSFSVNNIALVHGRPEQLNLKDIIHHFVEHRHIVIVRRTQYELKKAKERAHILEGFMKVIGSQDSLDKAIAIIRHSANPQGAKEGLIQEFDLSDIQAQAILDLRLARLTGMELDKIRDEYDAIMKEIQDLEDILANEPRRFQIIKDELAEVKEKYGDERRTEIDYSGGEMSIEDIIPNEAVVLTISHAGYVKRTLLSEYKIQSRGGVGNKAATTRDSDFLEYIVSATNHQYMLFFTEKGKCYWLRVFEIPEGSKTAKGRAVQNLINIEPDDKIKAYIRTNDLKDVDYINQMSVVMITKNGTIKKTSLEAYSRPRVNGINAIEIRENDQLLSAYLTNGTSQIMIATKNGKCIRFPEEKVREVGRGSIGVRGITMEDSDEVIGMIVVNDVENETVLVVSEKGYGKRTAVEDYRITNRGGKGVITLNITEKTGNLIAIQNVTDDDGLMIINKSGVAIRMNMDEMRVMGRNTQGVRMINLKKNDEIAAIAKVAMDKDVEEDSEEIQEGSEIVADNQEDNTAPQVENENPTTEETGNSDSEE, encoded by the coding sequence ATGCAAAAAGAAGGAGAAAGACTGATTCCTATCAACATTGTTGATGAAATGAAGTCATCTTATATCGATTATTCGATGTCGGTTATCGTGTCAAGAGCGTTACCTGATGTAAGAGATGGCTTGAAACCCGTTCATAGAAGAGTGCTGTATGGTATGTATGGATTAGGGGTTTTTTCTAATAGAAAATATTTGAAATCTGCGAGAATTGTTGGTGATGTTTTAGGTAAATATCACCCGCACGGAGACTCTTCAGTATATGATGCAATGGTAAGAATGGCTCAGCCATGGAGTTTACGTTATCCTCAGGTTGACGGTCAGGGTAACTTTGGTTCGATGGACGGTGACCCGCCTGCAGCAATGCGTTATACGGAAGCAAGATTGAAAAAAATCTCTGATGATATTCTTTCAGATTTAGATAAAGAAACTGTTGATTTCCAGAATAACTTTGATGATAGTTTAACTGAACCTACGGTTATGCCTACGAAAATCCCTAATCTTTTGGTTAACGGAACTTCAGGTATTGCAGTCGGTATGGCAACAAATATGGCTCCTCATAATTTATCGGAAGCTGTAAATGCTATTGGTGCTTATATCGACAATAGAGATATTACGATTGACGAATTGATGCAGCATATCATTGCTCCCGATTTCCCGACAGGAGGGATTATCTACGGTTATGATGGCGTAAGAGATGCTTTCCATACAGGTAGAGGTAGAGTAGTTCTGAGAGCTAAAGTAAGCTTTGAAGAAGTGCATAACAGAAATGCAATTATCGTTACTGAAATTCCTTTCCAGGTTAACAAGGCTGAAATGATTGCCAGAACAGCTGAATTGGTAAAAGACGACAAGATTGTAGGAATCTACGAGATTAGAGATGAGTCGGACAGAAATGGTCTTCGTATCGTTTATGAATTGAAAAACGATGCAATTCCTAATGTTGTTCTGAACTTATTATATAAATATACGTCTCTTCAGACATCTTTCAGTGTTAATAATATTGCTTTGGTACATGGTAGACCGGAACAATTGAACTTAAAAGATATCATTCATCACTTCGTTGAGCACAGACATATTGTCATTGTAAGAAGAACTCAGTATGAGCTTAAAAAAGCGAAAGAAAGAGCTCACATTTTAGAAGGATTCATGAAAGTGATCGGATCTCAGGATTCATTAGATAAAGCGATTGCTATTATCCGTCACAGTGCAAACCCTCAAGGTGCAAAAGAAGGATTGATTCAGGAATTTGACCTTTCTGATATCCAGGCTCAGGCAATTCTAGATCTTCGTTTGGCTCGTTTAACGGGAATGGAACTTGATAAGATCCGAGATGAGTACGATGCGATCATGAAGGAAATTCAGGACTTGGAAGATATCTTGGCTAATGAGCCTAGAAGATTCCAAATTATTAAAGATGAATTAGCTGAGGTTAAAGAAAAATACGGCGACGAAAGAAGAACTGAAATCGATTATTCAGGAGGAGAAATGTCTATTGAAGATATTATTCCAAACGAAGCGGTAGTTCTTACGATTTCTCACGCAGGATATGTGAAGAGAACGTTGCTTTCAGAATACAAGATTCAAAGTAGAGGTGGTGTAGGAAACAAAGCGGCTACAACAAGAGATTCAGATTTCTTGGAGTACATCGTTTCTGCGACCAATCACCAATATATGTTGTTCTTTACTGAAAAAGGTAAATGTTATTGGTTAAGAGTATTTGAAATTCCTGAAGGTTCTAAAACTGCTAAAGGTAGAGCGGTACAAAACTTAATTAACATTGAACCGGACGATAAGATCAAAGCTTATATCAGAACCAACGACCTGAAAGATGTAGATTACATCAATCAAATGAGCGTTGTAATGATCACTAAAAACGGTACGATCAAGAAAACATCTCTTGAAGCATATTCTAGACCGAGAGTAAATGGTATCAACGCTATCGAAATTAGAGAAAATGATCAGTTGTTAAGTGCCTATTTAACAAACGGAACTTCACAGATCATGATTGCTACTAAAAATGGTAAATGTATCCGTTTCCCTGAGGAAAAAGTAAGAGAAGTGGGTAGAGGATCTATCGGAGTTCGTGGTATCACGATGGAAGACAGCGATGAGGTTATTGGTATGATTGTTGTGAACGATGTAGAGAACGAAACTGTTCTTGTTGTATCTGAAAAAGGATACGGTAAGAGAACTGCGGTAGAAGATTACAGAATTACCAACAGAGGAGGAAAAGGAGTTATTACCTTAAACATTACCGAAAAAACAGGAAATCTGATTGCTATTCAAAACGTAACAGATGACGATGGATTGATGATTATCAATAAATCTGGTGTTGCAATCCGTATGAATATGGATGAGATGAGAGTGATGGGTAGAAATACTCAGGGAGTAAGAATGATCAATCTTAAGAAAAATGACGAAATCGCAGCCATTGCAAAAGTAGCAATGGATAAAGATGTAGAAGAAGATTCTGAAGAAATTCAAGAAGGAAGTGAAATTGTAGCTGATAACCAAGAAGACAATACAGCACCTCAGGTTGAAAATGAAAATCCAACAACCGAGGAAACAGGGAATTCTGATTCTGAAGAATAA
- a CDS encoding DUF4286 family protein, whose amino-acid sequence MSVLSITFHCTKDNIEKWENYMDETLVLMTENLLDVNKYILSEVHSDYIEDGKNYNLLLIFDNNDVRNDFIESELLNITEIVEKKFGQEVMIFNTFLNPKKTRF is encoded by the coding sequence ATGAGCGTATTAAGTATAACTTTTCACTGCACGAAAGATAATATCGAAAAATGGGAAAATTATATGGACGAAACATTGGTTTTAATGACTGAAAACCTGCTTGATGTAAACAAATATATCCTTTCTGAAGTACACAGTGATTATATTGAAGACGGGAAAAATTATAACCTTCTTTTGATCTTCGACAACAATGATGTTCGAAATGATTTTATTGAAAGTGAACTTTTAAATATTACTGAAATAGTTGAGAAAAAATTCGGACAGGAAGTAATGATTTTTAATACATTTTTAAATCCAAAAAAAACAAGGTTTTAA
- a CDS encoding 1,4-dihydroxy-2-naphthoyl-CoA synthase — translation MIEWKTVKEYDDITYKKCNGVARIAFNRPELRNAFRPKTTSELYDAFYDASEDASIGVVLLTGEGPSPKDGGWAFCSGGDQKARGHQGYVGEDGRHRLNILEVQRLIRFMPKVVIAVVPGWAVGGGHSLHVVCDLTLASKEHAIFKQTDADVTSFDGGYGSAYLAKMVGQKKAREIFFLGRNYSAQEALEMGMVNAVIPHDELEDTAYEWAQEILAKSPTSIRMLKFAMNLTDDGMVGQQVFAGEATRLAYMTEEAKEGRNAFLEKRKPDFGKDQWIS, via the coding sequence ATGATCGAGTGGAAAACCGTCAAAGAATACGATGATATTACCTATAAAAAATGTAATGGTGTAGCTAGAATTGCTTTCAACAGACCAGAACTTAGAAATGCTTTTCGTCCAAAAACTACTTCCGAATTATATGATGCTTTTTATGACGCTTCAGAAGATGCGTCAATAGGCGTAGTTTTGCTTACCGGTGAAGGACCAAGTCCTAAAGATGGAGGTTGGGCTTTCTGTAGTGGAGGTGATCAAAAAGCAAGAGGACATCAAGGTTATGTTGGCGAAGACGGCAGACATCGTTTAAATATCTTGGAAGTTCAACGTTTGATCCGTTTTATGCCGAAAGTTGTTATCGCGGTTGTTCCGGGATGGGCTGTTGGTGGCGGACATTCACTTCACGTAGTTTGTGATCTTACTTTAGCGAGTAAAGAGCACGCAATTTTCAAACAGACGGATGCTGATGTTACAAGTTTTGACGGTGGTTACGGTTCAGCTTATTTAGCAAAAATGGTCGGACAGAAAAAAGCGCGTGAAATTTTCTTTTTAGGAAGAAATTATTCAGCTCAGGAAGCATTAGAAATGGGAATGGTAAATGCCGTAATTCCTCACGACGAATTAGAAGATACAGCTTACGAATGGGCACAGGAAATTTTAGCTAAATCTCCAACTTCTATCAGAATGCTGAAATTCGCCATGAACTTAACAGATGACGGAATGGTTGGTCAGCAGGTTTTTGCAGGTGAAGCAACCCGTTTAGCGTACATGACCGAAGAAGCAAAAGAAGGTAGAAACGCATTCTTAGAAAAAAGAAAACCGGACTTCGGAAAAGATCAATGGATATCTTAA
- a CDS encoding DUF421 domain-containing protein: MNPILDVVVRSLCVYLFMMVAIRVFGKNQLSQLNAGDIVLLLLISNAVQNAMVGQDTSLQGGIIAALVLFVANFIVKRLMFSNKSFKSFMEADPVILVKDGKVDEKALDDVKITYDELEEAVREHGVDGIKNVKLSILEVDGNISVISEDEKDKQTHYSRIKRKNKRKYH, translated from the coding sequence GTGAATCCCATTCTAGATGTAGTTGTCCGCTCGCTTTGTGTTTACCTTTTTATGATGGTTGCTATTCGGGTGTTCGGTAAAAATCAGCTTTCTCAGCTTAATGCGGGAGATATTGTTTTGTTATTGCTGATCTCCAATGCGGTTCAGAATGCGATGGTAGGGCAGGATACTTCTTTGCAGGGTGGTATTATCGCGGCTTTGGTGCTTTTTGTGGCAAATTTTATCGTTAAAAGATTAATGTTTTCAAATAAATCTTTCAAAAGTTTTATGGAAGCAGATCCTGTAATTCTGGTTAAGGATGGTAAAGTAGATGAAAAGGCTTTAGATGATGTTAAAATAACTTACGACGAACTTGAAGAAGCTGTTCGTGAGCATGGAGTTGACGGAATTAAAAATGTAAAATTATCTATTTTGGAGGTTGACGGAAATATCAGTGTAATTTCCGAAGACGAGAAAGATAAGCAAACGCATTATTCCAGAATAAAAAGAAAAAACAAACGAAAATATCATTAA